Proteins encoded within one genomic window of Fragaria vesca subsp. vesca linkage group LG1, FraVesHawaii_1.0, whole genome shotgun sequence:
- the LOC101303156 gene encoding serine acetyltransferase 4-like, with protein MACVTDESWVALPKMLSERLSLREEEEVEEEPGFFDSESAAYRLEKVFPVYALGIPKPEPDPVVVADSSGDPIWDAVREEAKLEAEKEPILSSFLYASILAHECLEQALAFVIANRLQNATLLATQLMDIFSDVMMHDRDIQRSVRLDVQAFKERDPACLSYCSALLYLKGYHALQVYRVAHSLWTRGRKVLALALQSRVSEVFGVDIHPASNIGEGVLLDHGTGVVIGETAVIGNRVSLMQGVTLGGTGKEIGDRHPKIGEGALIGASATILGNIKIGRGAMIAACSLVLKDVPPHSMVAGIPSKVIGYVDEKDPSLTMKHDATKEFFENVAVNFRDARSSGGPAPENSDGST; from the exons ATGGCCTGCGTGACCGACGAGAGCTGGGTCGCGCTGCCCAAAATGCTTTCTGAGCGTTTGTCGCTGAGGGAGGAAGAGGAGGTGGAGGAGGAGCCCGGGTTTTTCGACTCCGAGTCCGCCGCGTACAGGTTGGAAAAGGTTTTTCCAGTGTACGCATTGGGGATTCCGAAACCCGAACCCGACCCGGTTGTTGTCGCTGACAGTTCGGGCGACCCGATTTGGGACGCCGTCAGGGAAGAGGCCAAGTTGGAG GCAGAGAAGGAGCCAATTTTGAGTAGCTTCTTGTATGCGAGCATCTTGGCGCATGAATGTTTAGAGCAGGCGTTGGCGTTTGTTATTGCAAATAGATTGCAAAACGCGACGCTGCTGGCTACTCAGTTGATGGATATATTCTCTGATGTAATGATGCATGACAGAGACATTCAGCGATCTGTTCGGCTAGACGTGCAG GCGTTTAAGGAACGGGATCCAGCTTGTTTGTCTTACTGTTCGGCTCTGTTGTATCTCAAG GGTTACCATGCTCTGCAAGTATATCGAGTAGCTCATTCACTGTGGACTCGGGGACGCAAAGTATTGGCCCTGGCTTTACAAAGCCGAGTTAGTGAG GTGTTTGGAGTGGACATTCACCCTG CTTCAAACATTGGAGAGGGAGTATTGTTGGATCATGGCACTGGTGTTGTTATTGGTGAAACTGCTGTTATAGGAAACAGAGTTTCACTGATGCAG GGTGTAACTTTGGGGGGAACTGGTAAAGAAATTGGTGACCGTCATCCAAAAATAGGTGAAGGTGCACTGATAGGAGCCAGTGCAACTATACTTGGGAATATAAAAATAGGTCGAGGAGCAATGATAGCTGCTTGTTCCCTTGTGCTTAAAGATGTCCCTCCACACAG CATGGTGGCAGGAATACCATCAAAGGTGATTGGATATGTAGACGAAAAAGATCCTTCACTAACCATGAAGCATG ATGCTACCAAAGAATTTTTTGAAAATGTAGCTGTTAATTTCAGAGATGCAAGATCTTCTG GAGGGCCTGCTCCAGAGAATAGTGATGGGAGCACTTGA
- the LOC101303449 gene encoding isocitrate dehydrogenase [NAD] regulatory subunit 3, mitochondrial-like, which yields MARRSISILRHLLTKPLTPAVAAQTRSVTYKPRPGDGAPRAVTLIPGDGIGPLVTNAVEQVMEAMHAPVYFEKFEVTGDMPRVPEEVIESIRKNKVCLKGGLATPMGGGVSSLNMQLRRDLDLYASLVNCFNMRGLQTKHDNVDIVVIRENTEGEYSGLEHEVIPGVVESLKVITKFCSERIAKYAFEYAYLNNRKKVTAVHKANIMKLADGLFLESCREVAEKYPGIAYNEIIVDNCCMQLVSKPEQFDVMVTPNLYGNLVANTAAGIAGGTGVMPGGNVGADHAIFEQGASAGNVGNQKMLEQKKANPVALLLSSAMMLRHLQFPSFSDRLENAVERVILEGKFRTKDLGGHSTTQEVVDAVIAALD from the exons ATGGCGCGAAGATCCATTTCGATCCTCCGTCACCTTCTAACGAAGCCGCTCACTCCGGCCGTCGCGGCCCAAACCCGATCCGTCACCTACAAGCCCCGACCCGGCGACGGAGCCCCACGGGCCGTAACCCTAATCCCGGGCGACGGAATCGGCCCTCTCGTCACCAACGCCGTCGAGCAGGTGATGGAGGCGATGCACGCGCCGGTCTACTTCGAGAAGTTCGAGGTGACCGGCGACATGCCGAGGGTGCCGGAGGAGGTGATCGAGTCGATCAGGAAGAACAAGGTGTGCCTGAAAGGCGGGCTGGCGACGCCGATGGGCGGCGGAGTCAGCTCGCTGAACATGCAGCTCCGGCGTGATCTCGATCTCTACGCTTCGCTGGTGAATTGCTTCAATATGCGTGGCTTGCAGACCAAGCATGACAACGTCGACATTGTGGTGATTAGGGAGAACACCGAGGGCGAGTACTCGGGGCTCGAGCACGAGGTCATTCCTGGAGTCGTTGAGAGCCTCAAG GTGATCACAAAGTTCTGTTCAGAGCGTATTGCTAAGTATGCTTTTGAGTATGCTTACCTAAACAACAGAAAGAAGGTGACTGCTGTGCACAAAGCAAACATTATGAAGCTTGCAGATGGTCTGTTCTTAGAGTCTTGTCGTGAGGTTGCTGAAAAGTATCCAGGGATTGCTTACAATGAAATAATTGTTGATAACTGCTGCATGCAGCTTGTTTCAAAGCCTGAGCAGTTTGATGTTATG GTGACACCCAATCTTTATGGTAATCTAGTTGCAAATACAGCAGCTGGTATTGCTGGTGGCACAGGTGTCATGCCAGGAG GAAATGTGGGGGCGGATCATGCTATTTTTGAGCAGGGTGCTTCAGCAGGAAACGTGGGGAATCAGAAAATGCTGGAACAAAAGAAAGCAAACCCAGTAGCCTTGCTTCTGTCATCTGCCATGATGTTGAGACATCTTCAATTTCCTTCCTTCTCCGATCGGTTAGAAAATGCTGTCGAAAGAGTAATCTTAGAGGGCAAGTTCAGGACAAAGGACCTTGGAGGACATAGCACTACCCAAGAGGTTGTTGATGCGGTAATTGCTGCCTTAGATTGA
- the LOC101303739 gene encoding probable acyl-activating enzyme 2-like, whose protein sequence is MAMNHLLKNSRTRLVSTLRTRSHFITVTHFHYCSATSGNNSNNSELEELWGSKEGLVRCSANHVPLSPIGFLERAAKAYRDRTSVVYGSLKYTWAQTHQRCLKLASALTQLGISRGDVVATLAPNVPAMHELHFAAPMAAAVLCTLNARLDSAMVSVLLSHSEAKIIFVDHQLLGIANGALALFAKEADSKPPIVVVIADSDELSTSFTSETEPTYEYESLLESGNSGFEIRRPKSEWDPISVNYTSGTTSRPKGVVYSHRGAYLNSLATILLHGIGSMQVYLWTVPMFHCNGWCLIWGLAAQGGTNICLRKVTPKGIFDKIALHNVTHMGGAPTVLNMIVNSPESDRRPLPHKVVVMTGGSPPPPQILFKMEEMGFGVNHLYGLTETYGPGTYCSWKPEWDSLPSDERSKLKARQGVQHVCLEEVDIKDPVTMESVPPDGKTMGEIMFRGNTVMSGYLKDLRATEEAFKGGWFRSGDLAVKHADNYIEVKDRLKDVIISGGENISTVEVETVLFSHPAVLEAAVVARPDNHWGQTPCAFVKLKEGFDVDAQELIEFCRYHMPHYMAPRTVIFDDIPKTSTGKIQKFILREKAKVLGSLS, encoded by the exons ATGGCTATGAACCATTTGCTCAAGAACTCCAGGACTCGCCTGGTTTCCACTCTCAGAACTCGCTCTCACTTCATCACTGTCACTCATTTTCACTATTGCTCAGCTACTTCTGGGAATAATAGTAACAACTCTGAGCTTGAAGAGTTATGGGGTTCAAAGGAGGGTCTAGTTCGGTGCTCGGCAAATCATGTCCCTTTATCTCCCATAGGGTTCTTGGAGCGAGCTGCAAAGGCCTACAGGGACAGGACCTCTGTAGTCTATGGCTCTCTAAAATACACTTGGGCTCAAACACATCAACGCTGCCTCAAATTAGCTTCTGCTCTCACCCAGTTGGGAATTTCTCGCGGCGATGTG GTTGCAACGTTGGCACCAAATGTCCCAGCTATGCATGAGCTTCATTTTGCAGCTCCAATGGCTGCGGCAGTTCTTTGTACACTAAATGCTCGCCTTGATTCAGCTATGGTATCTGTTCTTCTTAGTCATTCTGAAGCTAAAATCATATTTGTCGATCACCAATTACTTGGAATTGCTAATGGAGCACTTGCATTATTTGCCAAAGAAGCTGATTCAAAACCCCCGATTGTAGTTGTGATTGCTGATTCTGATGAGTTATCTACCAGCTTTACTTCAGAAACAGAACCAACTTATGAGTATGAAAGCCTTTTAGAGAGTGGAAATAGTGGATTTGAGATTAGGAGACCAAAGAGTGAATGGGATCCTATCAGTGTGAATTACACCTCTGGCACAACATCAAGGCCGAAAGGGGTTGTCTATAGTCACCGCGGCGCTTATCTCAATTCACTGGCCACAATTTTGCTTCATGGAATAGGCTCAATGCAGGTTTATCTATGGACTGTGCCTATGTTTCATTGCAATGGATGGTGCCTCATTTGGGGTTTGGCTGCTCAGGGTGGCACTAACATTTGCCTCAGAAAAGTCACTCCGAAAGGCATATTCGACAAGATTGCTCTACACAATGTGACACACATGGGAGGGGCACCAACTGTGCTGAACATGATTGTTAATTCACCGGAGAGTGACCGAAGGCCACTTCCTCACAAGGTGGTAGTAATGACAGGAGGCTCACCACCGCCGCCTCAGATCCTGTTCAAGATGGAAGAGATGGGTTTTGGGGTGAATCACTTGTATGGTCTCACAGAGACTTATGGTCCAGGAACTTATTGCTCTTGGAAACCTGAGTGGGACTCTCTGCCTTCAGATGAGAGATCAAAGCTTAAAGCTCGACAAGGGGTGCAGCATGTTTGTTTAGAAGAGGTTGACATAAAAGATCCTGTCACCATGGAAAGTGTACCGCCTGATGGTAAGACAATGGGTGAGATTATGTTCAGGGGAAACACTGTGATGAGTGGTTATCTTAAAGACTTGAGAGCAACAGAGGAAGCTTTTAAAGGTGGATGGTTTAGAAGTGGGGATTTGGCTGTGAAACATGCTGATAACTATATCGAAGTCAAGGACCGGTTGAAGGATGTGATTATATCTGGGGGTGAGAACATAAGCACAGTTGAGGTTGAAACAGTTCTGTTTAGCCATCCAGCAGTTCTTGAGGCTGCAGTTGTTGCAAGGCCAGATAATCATTGGGGGCAAACTCCCTGTGCATTTGTGAAATTGAAGGAGGGCTTTGATGTGGATGCACAAGAACTAATTGAGTTCTGCCGCTATCATATGCCTCATTACATGGCTCCCCGGACAGTCATTTTCGATGATATACCAAAGACTTCAACAGGAAAGATACAAAAGTTCATTCTCAGAGAAAAAGCAAAGGTGTTGGGCAGCCTCTCTTGA
- the LOC101304032 gene encoding adipocyte plasma membrane-associated protein-like, with protein sequence MSESSAQDSLSSATQAVRRSTSSSWPLNFLLFSILVPVAVALLVLYQLDPFDPAPLPLHEISHRIAAAPRRNDQMLKGSEFIGVGVLAGPEDVAYDSKSGVIYTGCADGWVKRVTLNESVADSVVENWVNTGGRPLGLAHGHNGDLLVADTEKGLLRTSEAGEVELLTDEAEGVKFKLTDAVDVAKDGMIYFTDASYKYSFHDFIWDILEGRPHGRLLSYDPTTKETKVLVPDLYFANGVAVSPDQKFVIFCETVMRRCKKYYLQGEKKGHVENFIDSLPGTPDNIRYDGEGHYWIGLATEITVSWDLALRYPFIRKWLAIMEKYTAGKPHMEKNSGVMAVNLEGEPIDHYSDPGLSLISSGIKIGNYLYCGSIVYPYIIRFDLEHHPAQATT encoded by the exons ATGTCCGAGTCAAGCGCCCAAGACTCACTTTCCTCTGCAACCCAAGCCGTTAGAAGATCAACATCTTCATCATGGCCTCTGAACTTTCTCCTCTTCTCCATACTAGTTCCGGTGGCGGTAGCTCTGCTAGTCCTCTACCAGCTCGACCCGTTCGACCCCGCTCCTCTGCCGCTTCATGAGATAAGCCACCGAATCGCGGCTGCGCCAAGGCGTAATGATCAGATGCTCAAAGGGTCGGAGTTTATAGGTGTTGGGGTTCTAGCGGGGCCGGAAGACGTTGCTTATGACTCAAAGTCGGGGGTCATATACACTGGCTGTGCTGACGGGTGGGTCAAGCGAGTCACGTTGAACGAGTCGGTTGCTGACTCGGTGGTGGAGAACTGGGTTAACACCGGCGGGAGACCACTCGGACTCGCTCACGGCCATAACGGTGACCTTTTGGTAGCGGACACAGAAAAG GGACTACTGAGAACAAGTGAGGCTGGAGAAGTGGAGCTGCTGACTGATGAGGCTGAGGGTGTAAAATTCAAGCTAACAGATGCTGTAGACGTAGCAAAAGATGGCATGATTTACTTCACAGATGCTTCGTATAAATACAGCTTCCATGACTTCATTTGGGACATTTTGGAGGGCAGACCCCATGGAAGATTACTCAGTTATGATCCAACAACCAAAGAGACGAAAGTGCTAGTCCCCGACCTCTACTTTGCTAATGGAGTTGCAGTCTCTCCGGATCAGAAGTTTGTGATCTTCTGTGAAACTGTCAT GAGAAGATGTAAAAAGTACTACCTGCAAGGCGAGAAGAAGGGACACGTAGAGAACTTCATCGACAGCTTGCCGGGCACCCCTGATAATATCCGATATGATGGGGAAGGCCATTACTGGATTGGATTGGCTACG GAGATTACAGTTTCTTGGGATCTAGCACTTAGGTACCCTTTTATTCGAAAATGGCTGGCAATCATGGAGAAGTATACAGCAGGCAAACCACATATGGAGAAAAATTCTGGTGTAATGGCTGTTAATCTGGAAGGGGAACCTATTGACCACTACTCTGATCCAGGGTTATCACTCATTTCAAGTGGGATCAAGATTGGAAATTACCTGTACTGCGGTTCAATTGTATATCCATACATTATCCGCTTCGATCTGGAACATCATCCTGCACAGGCCACTACATAA
- the LOC101304320 gene encoding adipocyte plasma membrane-associated protein-like: MPKSSNHGSPSSATQTTKTSSSWPLNILFFTVLVPVAAAILLYQLDSFDPAPYPLHELSHLVTSAPRRNAQMLKGSEFLGVGALEGPEDVAYDSKSGVIYTGCADGWIKRVKLNESAADSVVENWVNTGGRPFGLAHEHGGKLLVADGEKGLLRIDENGAVELLTDESEGVKFKLTDCVDVAKDGMIYFTDASYKHRAENTYWDYLEGRPHGRLLSYNPFTKETKVLVHDLYFANGVAISPDQNYLIFCETLMVRCRKYYLQGEKKGSIENFIDNLPGSPDNIRYDGEGHYWIALAMGTSSITKLTFRYPFVRKVLAIMEKYKLSSPYKEKNSGVIAVNLDGEPTAHYSDPALSLITSGIKIGNYLYCGSVLYPYIIRLDIEEHPAHITT; encoded by the exons ATGCCCAAGTCAAGCAACCATGGCTCACCTTCCTCTGCAACTCAAACCACCAAAACGTCATCATCATGGCCCTTAAACATTCTCTTCTTCACCGTACTGGTTCCTGTGGCAGCGGCTATACTCCTCTACCAGCTCGACTCGTTCGACCCCGCTCCTTACCCGCTTCACGAGCTGAGCCACCTAGTCACTTCTGCTCCGAGGCGTAATGCTCAGATGCTCAAAGGGTCGGAGTTTCTGGGGGTCGGGGCATTAGAGGGACCGGAAGACGTTGCTTATGATTCGAAGTCGGGGGTGATATACACGGGATGTGCGGACGGGTGGATCAAGCGGGTCAAGTTGAACGAGTCGGCTGCTGACTCGGTGGTGGAGAACTGGGTTAACACCGGCGGGAGACCATTTGGACTCGCCCATGAACACGGCGGAAAGCTTCTGGTGGCTGATGGGGAAAAG GGACTACTGAGAATCGATGAGAATGGAGCAGTGGAGCTGCTGACAGACGAGTCAGAGGGTGTAAAATTCAAGCTAACAGATTGTGTAGATGTAGCCAAAGATGGTATGATTTACTTCACAGATGCTTCATATAAACACCGCGCAGAAAACACCTATTGGGATTATCTAGAGGGCAGACCCCATGGTAGGTTATTGAGCTACAATCCATTTACCAAAGAGACCAAAGTGCTCGTCCACGACCTCTACTTTGCTAATGGAGTAGCAATCTCTCCAGATCAGAATTACTTGATCTTCTGCGAAACTTTGAT GGTTAGATGTAGGAAGTATTACCTGCAAGGTGAGAAGAAAGGAAGCATAGAGAACTTCATTGACAACTTGCCGGGCTCTCCGGATAACATACGATATGATGGGGAAGGACATTACTGGATCGCTCTAGCTATG GGGACTTCATCTATTACCAAGTTAACATTTAGGTACCCGTTTGTTCGAAAAGTGCTGGCAATAATGGAGAAGTATAAACTGAGCAGTCCATATAAGGAGAAGAATTCCGGTGTAATCGCTGTGAATTTGGACGGAGAACCTACTGCTCACTATTCTGATCCAGCTTTGTCACTCATTACAAGTGGGATCAAGATCGGAAACTACCTCTACTGCGGTTCTGTTCTGTATCCGTACATTATCCGGCTTGATATTGAAGAACACCCTGCTCATATCACTACATGA